One Bremerella alba DNA segment encodes these proteins:
- the coxB gene encoding cytochrome c oxidase subunit II, which translates to MESTFPVFDPASPQAESIRDLFVQVLFISGGIFAIVAGLICFALYRFRVSENLPVQDFGSHRREIAWMVGPVIIVVWIAAISIKLILTVNALPVQYVEGSTDGIDLIVTGHQWWWEVEYPASGIVSANEIHIPTGKKLRVALRSEDVIHSFWVAQLTRKMDAIPGHENFVWLEASTPGTYQGRCAEYCGTQHAWMNFLVIAHEPADFEAWQKREKQVSTAPDDQLASAGEALFMKLTCSQCHAISGTEAKEDFAPDLTHLASRAQLGAGVLKNTPEELRTWLANPQAVKPGCKMPNFKLKDEQLDQLVAYLETLR; encoded by the coding sequence ATGGAGTCGACATTTCCCGTATTCGATCCGGCATCACCTCAGGCGGAATCGATACGCGATCTCTTCGTCCAGGTGCTCTTTATCAGCGGGGGAATCTTCGCGATTGTCGCGGGGCTTATCTGTTTTGCCTTGTACCGGTTTCGTGTTAGCGAGAATCTTCCGGTACAAGATTTCGGCAGTCATCGGCGAGAAATAGCCTGGATGGTGGGGCCGGTGATCATTGTCGTGTGGATCGCGGCGATCAGTATCAAGTTAATCCTCACGGTTAACGCGTTGCCGGTCCAATATGTCGAAGGTTCGACCGATGGCATCGATCTCATCGTCACCGGGCACCAATGGTGGTGGGAAGTGGAATACCCCGCGTCCGGGATCGTCTCAGCGAACGAAATCCACATTCCTACCGGAAAAAAACTGCGAGTCGCGTTGCGCTCGGAAGATGTCATTCACAGCTTCTGGGTTGCGCAATTAACCCGCAAGATGGACGCGATTCCCGGTCACGAGAACTTTGTCTGGTTAGAAGCCAGCACACCAGGTACCTATCAGGGACGCTGCGCCGAGTATTGCGGAACGCAACACGCCTGGATGAACTTTTTAGTGATCGCACACGAGCCAGCTGACTTCGAGGCTTGGCAGAAGCGTGAAAAGCAGGTTTCTACAGCACCAGACGATCAACTGGCATCCGCTGGCGAGGCCCTCTTTATGAAACTGACCTGTTCGCAGTGCCATGCCATTTCGGGAACGGAAGCCAAAGAAGACTTTGCACCCGACCTGACGCACTTGGCAAGCCGAGCTCAGCTGGGCGCTGGCGTGCTGAAGAACACTCCGGAGGAACTCCGCACCTGGCTCGCCAACCCTCAGGCAGTGAAGCCGGGCTGCAAGATGCCTAACTTTAAACTCAAAGATGAGCAACTCGATCAATTGGTTGCCTACCTGGAGACCCTCCGTTGA
- the ctaD gene encoding cytochrome c oxidase subunit I, translating to MPLVETKEKEAERSPAMGPLLSWVSSVDHKQIGILYICTATIFLAIGGLEALLIRFQLLVPKNDFLSPDFFNQMFTMHGTTMVFLVGMPVLVGFANYFVPLMIGAKDVAFPRLNAMSFWLLPMGGILLYFSFFTGAAPSAGWFSYAPLSTRPYNLMVAQDYWIIGLLCLGVGSVAAAINIFVTVLTLRAPGMSLQRVPLFVWMSLMTAILTVLALPALNAALAMLLIDRFLGAAFFQPERGGSAVLWQHFFWVFGHPEVYILILPAFGMISEVIPVFSRKPVYGYAFVAGSSAVIVLLSYGVWAHHMFAVGLGMGADIFFAVGTLLIALPTGVKIFNWTATMWGGAIHLTVAMQFAVAFLLEFVIGGLTGVMFAAVPIDWQLTDTYFVVGHFHYVLIGGTVFGLFSATYYWFPKMTGRMLSERLGRWQLWLWIFGLNATFMSQHFLGVMGMPRRVYTYDNNPGWMLLNMVATGGAVAMATGTLVLLWNIAISLRSGKIAGNNPWNGFTLEWATTSPPPAENFDTIPEVKSRRPVWDLDHPEHADWKVSSTPNDNGRRPDKAMVCAWTFIASEAVFFLLLLISYVVFNSQESEGPNSATALDATRTGAFTVCLLLSSVTFWFAERALKARKAKHFRGWLGLTIGLGTAFMLGQVWEYYGLIQGDITVDLNLFAATFFTVTGFHGLHVTAGLVALSILLALAMNDSFSSDRSKVFAAVGVYWHFVDVVWIIVFLIVYMGYLQ from the coding sequence ATGCCGCTGGTCGAAACGAAGGAAAAAGAAGCCGAGCGGTCGCCGGCAATGGGCCCCCTGCTCTCGTGGGTCAGTTCGGTTGACCACAAGCAAATCGGGATCCTCTATATCTGCACGGCGACCATCTTCCTGGCCATCGGCGGACTAGAAGCCCTGTTGATTCGGTTTCAACTGCTGGTTCCTAAGAACGACTTTCTCTCGCCTGATTTCTTCAACCAGATGTTCACCATGCATGGGACCACGATGGTCTTTCTGGTGGGCATGCCGGTGCTGGTTGGCTTTGCGAACTATTTTGTTCCCCTGATGATCGGGGCGAAAGATGTTGCCTTCCCGCGGCTCAATGCGATGAGCTTCTGGCTGTTGCCCATGGGCGGCATCTTGCTTTACTTCAGCTTTTTTACCGGTGCGGCCCCGAGCGCCGGCTGGTTCAGCTATGCTCCCCTTTCGACGCGTCCTTACAACTTGATGGTCGCGCAGGACTACTGGATTATCGGCCTGCTCTGCCTGGGCGTGGGTAGTGTGGCCGCAGCGATCAATATTTTCGTGACAGTGCTTACACTTCGTGCACCGGGGATGAGCTTGCAGCGGGTGCCGCTGTTTGTCTGGATGAGTCTGATGACGGCCATCCTGACGGTGCTCGCCTTGCCGGCACTCAACGCGGCCTTGGCCATGCTGCTCATCGATCGCTTCTTGGGGGCCGCGTTTTTCCAGCCTGAACGTGGTGGCTCGGCGGTACTTTGGCAGCACTTCTTTTGGGTGTTTGGCCATCCCGAGGTTTATATTCTCATTTTGCCAGCGTTCGGGATGATCTCGGAAGTGATTCCGGTCTTCTCGCGAAAGCCCGTGTATGGCTACGCGTTTGTGGCAGGCTCGAGTGCTGTGATCGTTCTGTTGAGTTACGGCGTATGGGCCCATCATATGTTCGCCGTGGGGCTGGGCATGGGGGCCGATATTTTCTTTGCCGTGGGAACGCTGCTGATCGCGTTGCCGACCGGCGTGAAGATCTTTAACTGGACCGCAACCATGTGGGGCGGGGCCATCCATTTGACTGTCGCGATGCAGTTTGCCGTGGCTTTCTTGCTGGAATTTGTCATCGGTGGTCTTACCGGCGTGATGTTCGCCGCGGTGCCCATCGACTGGCAATTGACCGATACCTATTTCGTGGTAGGGCACTTTCACTACGTGCTCATCGGCGGAACTGTGTTCGGGTTGTTCTCGGCAACTTACTATTGGTTTCCGAAAATGACCGGGCGGATGCTTAGCGAACGCCTCGGCCGCTGGCAACTGTGGCTGTGGATCTTTGGACTCAACGCCACGTTCATGTCGCAGCACTTCCTTGGCGTGATGGGCATGCCGCGGCGGGTGTACACCTACGATAACAACCCCGGCTGGATGTTGCTGAACATGGTGGCTACCGGCGGTGCTGTCGCGATGGCAACCGGAACGTTGGTGTTGCTATGGAACATCGCGATCAGCCTCCGAAGCGGCAAGATCGCAGGCAATAACCCATGGAACGGCTTCACGCTCGAATGGGCGACAACCTCGCCACCGCCGGCAGAAAACTTCGATACCATCCCCGAAGTTAAAAGCCGTCGACCCGTCTGGGATTTAGACCACCCGGAGCATGCCGATTGGAAGGTATCCAGCACGCCCAACGATAACGGACGTCGGCCCGATAAGGCGATGGTATGTGCTTGGACGTTTATCGCCTCCGAAGCGGTTTTCTTCCTGCTGCTGTTGATTTCGTACGTGGTTTTCAACTCGCAAGAATCGGAAGGACCAAACTCGGCAACCGCGCTCGATGCGACTCGCACCGGAGCGTTTACCGTATGCTTGCTCTTGAGCAGTGTCACGTTTTGGTTTGCCGAGCGGGCGTTGAAAGCACGAAAAGCGAAACACTTCCGGGGCTGGCTTGGTTTGACGATCGGCCTGGGCACGGCATTTATGCTTGGTCAGGTTTGGGAATATTACGGGCTGATTCAAGGTGATATTACCGTCGATTTGAATCTCTTCGCCGCCACTTTCTTCACCGTGACCGGGTTTCATGGTTTGCACGTAACAGCAGGATTGGTTGCGCTGTCGATCTTGCTGGCCCTGGCGATGAATGATTCGTTTAGCAGCGATCGCAGCAAAGTGTTTGCGGCGGTTGGTGTCTATTGGCACTTTGTCGACGTGGTTTGGATTATCGTGTTCCTGATTGTGTACATGGGGTATTTGCAGTGA
- a CDS encoding DUF1028 domain-containing protein translates to MTSLKQSFWIAMPLLAVALVFMILPEQETQPEKDAFVAEGSDPEVNTFSIVAYDPQTGDLGIAVASKVLGVGCIVPWGEAGRGAIATQSAANTAYGPNGLELLKDKSAEEVVRSLTSGDEARAIRQLGIVDAQGNAASYTGDQCNAWAGHIVGEHFAVQGNLLAGEKVLEDMATKYREARRQGEGELADWLIASLTAGDDAGGDRRGKQSAALMVYRQDAGYGGNDRYIDLRVDDHLEPVSELSRLLEVHKKFYARAHRLMKADAKE, encoded by the coding sequence ATGACTTCTCTGAAGCAATCTTTCTGGATCGCAATGCCGCTTCTGGCAGTAGCGTTGGTTTTCATGATCTTGCCTGAGCAGGAAACCCAGCCTGAGAAGGATGCGTTTGTTGCCGAAGGTTCAGACCCGGAAGTTAATACGTTTTCGATTGTCGCGTACGATCCTCAGACCGGCGATCTGGGGATTGCCGTGGCGAGCAAGGTGCTTGGCGTTGGCTGTATCGTCCCCTGGGGAGAAGCCGGACGCGGGGCCATTGCGACCCAGTCGGCCGCGAACACGGCCTACGGACCCAATGGTTTAGAGCTGCTGAAAGATAAGTCGGCCGAAGAGGTCGTCCGGTCGTTGACCAGCGGAGATGAAGCTCGGGCCATACGTCAGCTCGGGATCGTAGACGCCCAAGGAAACGCGGCCAGCTACACCGGCGACCAGTGCAATGCATGGGCTGGCCATATTGTGGGAGAGCATTTTGCTGTGCAGGGAAACTTGTTGGCCGGTGAGAAGGTGCTCGAGGACATGGCGACCAAATACCGCGAGGCGCGTCGGCAAGGCGAAGGGGAACTCGCCGACTGGTTAATCGCCTCTTTAACTGCCGGCGACGATGCCGGTGGAGACCGCCGCGGTAAGCAATCGGCGGCACTTATGGTCTATCGGCAAGATGCCGGCTACGGTGGCAACGATCGTTACATCGATCTGCGGGTAGACGACCATCTTGAGCCGGTTTCGGAACTATCTCGACTGCTTGAAGTGCACAAGAAGTTTTACGCCAGGGCGCATCGTCTCATGAAAGCTGACGCGAAAGAATGA
- a CDS encoding MFS transporter translates to MDTSPVGSTENGNKSVQQYIDETPVWSDGTRTASTPMTPMQLRIWWLAAAGKFFEGLVVFMTGVALPLLAKEFSLDPAAHGIVGAASLLGILIGATALGGLADHFGRKPMFIIEMAIFSVFLVGVTLSPNFPFLVFCLFGLGIALGCDYPTAHLVISESMPSNCRGRFVLGAFGFQAVGALMGAGIGFFILYENPSLSAWRWMYATAIIPAVFVTLARLTITESAHWLYARGKNDKAEQVMVRLLNREPQYPREVNLGGEEEYDDAAQSEASGGYRELFSEKNRRATILASVPWFLQDLGTYGIGIFTPTILAAAVGHKKDHATAISDIVQNDMIAAKGAAVIDVLLILGIVGAVLLADRVGRIKLQVFGFIGCAVGLFLASLSVDFTGLMQLYLIFAGFMIFSFMTNLGPNAQTYLIAGEVFPTKVRGKGAGFAASFAKIGAVLTAFLFPILLAQIGVKYLLYILVATSIVGAVVTWMTRIETNGLNLEELE, encoded by the coding sequence ATGGATACTTCGCCGGTTGGCTCGACTGAAAACGGCAACAAGTCGGTTCAGCAATATATCGACGAAACGCCAGTCTGGTCCGACGGAACGCGTACAGCCTCGACACCGATGACGCCGATGCAGTTGCGAATCTGGTGGCTTGCCGCGGCTGGTAAGTTCTTTGAAGGACTGGTCGTCTTCATGACCGGCGTGGCTTTGCCATTATTGGCGAAGGAGTTTTCGCTCGATCCAGCCGCCCACGGGATTGTTGGGGCGGCGTCGCTACTGGGCATCCTGATTGGTGCTACTGCACTGGGTGGTCTCGCCGATCACTTTGGCCGCAAGCCGATGTTCATCATTGAAATGGCGATCTTCAGCGTCTTTTTGGTGGGCGTCACGCTAAGCCCGAACTTTCCGTTTCTAGTCTTTTGCTTGTTTGGCCTGGGGATCGCGTTGGGGTGCGACTATCCGACCGCCCACTTAGTGATCTCCGAGAGCATGCCGAGCAACTGTCGCGGCCGCTTTGTCCTGGGGGCATTTGGCTTTCAGGCGGTCGGGGCGTTGATGGGAGCTGGCATTGGTTTCTTTATCTTGTATGAAAATCCCAGCCTTAGCGCGTGGCGCTGGATGTACGCGACGGCCATCATTCCCGCTGTGTTCGTAACGCTGGCACGATTAACAATTACCGAGAGTGCCCACTGGTTGTATGCACGAGGTAAGAACGACAAAGCCGAACAGGTGATGGTGCGTCTGCTCAATCGCGAGCCGCAGTACCCTCGCGAAGTAAACCTGGGTGGCGAGGAAGAGTACGACGACGCGGCGCAATCCGAAGCGAGTGGCGGCTATCGAGAACTCTTTAGTGAGAAAAACCGCCGCGCCACAATCCTGGCGTCGGTGCCGTGGTTTCTGCAAGACCTGGGGACGTACGGTATCGGGATATTTACACCGACTATATTGGCTGCGGCGGTTGGGCATAAGAAGGACCACGCCACGGCCATTTCGGATATCGTTCAGAATGACATGATTGCTGCCAAAGGAGCGGCAGTGATCGATGTTCTGTTGATCTTGGGAATTGTCGGAGCGGTCTTGTTGGCAGATCGCGTCGGTCGAATCAAGCTGCAGGTGTTTGGTTTCATTGGATGTGCTGTCGGGCTTTTTCTGGCCTCTCTTTCGGTCGATTTCACCGGGTTAATGCAGCTTTATCTGATTTTCGCAGGCTTCATGATCTTCAGTTTCATGACCAACCTCGGCCCCAATGCTCAGACCTATTTAATCGCCGGCGAAGTCTTCCCTACCAAGGTCCGCGGCAAAGGGGCTGGTTTTGCCGCGTCGTTTGCGAAAATCGGTGCCGTGCTCACGGCGTTCCTTTTTCCGATCCTGTTGGCACAGATTGGGGTGAAATATCTGCTTTATATTCTTGTCGCGACATCGATCGTCGGCGCCGTCGTGACTTGGATGACGCGAATTGAAACGAACGGCTTGAATTTGGAAGAGTTAGAGTAG
- a CDS encoding sigma-70 family RNA polymerase sigma factor, translated as MQNFTEILQAAGNGDARASDELLPMVYDELRRLAAYQLAHESPGQTLQPTALVHEAYMRLTGGQQAKLWEGRRHFFAAAAISIRRILVDNSRKKRSQKRGGNFTRQELLDEQICVLPEPVEDLLALDEALSKLHTEYPEAAQLVQLLYFSGLRRAEAAEILDISPRTADRLWTFARAWLRREIAPHEDVSK; from the coding sequence ATGCAAAACTTTACCGAGATCTTACAAGCCGCTGGCAACGGCGACGCCAGGGCTTCGGACGAATTGCTCCCTATGGTCTACGACGAATTGCGTCGATTGGCGGCCTATCAGCTTGCCCACGAAAGCCCCGGGCAAACTCTTCAGCCGACCGCTTTAGTCCATGAAGCATACATGCGTCTGACCGGTGGGCAGCAGGCAAAACTCTGGGAGGGCCGCCGGCATTTCTTCGCGGCGGCGGCCATTTCGATTCGCCGCATTCTGGTCGACAACTCGCGTAAAAAACGCAGCCAGAAGCGAGGGGGCAACTTCACACGGCAGGAACTCCTCGACGAACAAATTTGTGTCTTACCAGAACCCGTGGAAGACCTACTCGCACTCGACGAGGCCCTCAGCAAGCTTCACACCGAATATCCAGAGGCCGCCCAATTGGTGCAGTTGCTTTACTTCTCAGGGCTACGACGTGCCGAGGCCGCAGAGATTTTAGACATCTCGCCACGAACGGCCGATCGTCTCTGGACGTTTGCCCGAGCATGGCTAAGGCGTGAGATTGCACCCCACGAGGATGTTTCAAAATAA
- a CDS encoding cytochrome c oxidase assembly protein encodes MAFLTSQSLWNIASPVWLVVLPLLVAAFGWRKQLTGANWWWLAIATMVLVLAFVSPIGVLAGGYLFSAHMVQHLLLLLIVPLCLTLFLPREPIESLLNRPGMSKLNSLLSTPIFGWIAGLGAMWLWHVPSLCSAATQSDVLSVVRSATFLAAGMAFWWPIYSPMSRFRLDPLLAVIYLFSACAGCTLLGIYITFTPVSVCPAFANPVDRVGILTSLYQAGFTPMVDQQLGGLLMWVPPCSLYICAILSVLCRWYATEEHSTTDNLPEASL; translated from the coding sequence ATGGCGTTTCTCACGAGCCAGTCGCTTTGGAATATCGCCTCGCCGGTGTGGCTGGTGGTACTGCCCCTGCTTGTCGCGGCATTCGGGTGGCGGAAGCAGTTGACCGGTGCCAACTGGTGGTGGTTGGCAATCGCCACGATGGTTTTGGTGTTGGCGTTTGTTTCCCCAATTGGTGTCCTCGCAGGCGGTTACCTGTTTAGTGCTCATATGGTGCAGCACCTTTTACTGCTGCTTATTGTGCCGCTTTGCTTGACTCTGTTTCTTCCTCGCGAACCGATTGAGTCGCTGCTGAATCGTCCAGGCATGTCGAAGTTGAACTCGCTGCTGTCCACACCAATCTTTGGCTGGATTGCCGGCCTTGGGGCGATGTGGCTATGGCACGTTCCATCGCTATGCAGTGCGGCGACGCAAAGTGACGTCCTAAGCGTTGTCCGCAGCGCGACGTTCCTTGCGGCAGGGATGGCGTTTTGGTGGCCCATTTATTCGCCCATGTCCCGTTTTCGTTTGGATCCTTTGTTGGCGGTGATTTACCTGTTTTCGGCATGTGCCGGCTGCACGCTGCTGGGCATCTACATCACCTTCACACCGGTCTCCGTTTGTCCGGCGTTCGCTAATCCGGTCGATCGGGTTGGCATTCTGACGTCGCTCTATCAAGCCGGCTTTACCCCGATGGTCGATCAACAACTGGGGGGGCTGCTGATGTGGGTTCCCCCTTGTTCCCTGTATATTTGCGCGATCCTTAGCGTGTTGTGTCGTTGGTATGCGACGGAAGAACACTCCACCACCGACAATCTGCCGGAGGCTTCCCTATGA
- a CDS encoding protein kinase domain-containing protein, with amino-acid sequence MTELNEKSVFLAAIDIADTRQRATYLNKTCGGDSLFRKRIEALLVEHERSGQFLNVPVLEQLAAGQDSHESEVTITTQGAPGHAEPIDFSFLEPSDEPDSMGKLGHYEIRETIGRGGCGIVLKGFDTKLERIVAIKVMYPELAVTSPARKRFLREARATAAIRHRNVVSIYAVEELPLPYLVMELIDGPTLQQKINALGPLELDDILEIGQYAAAGLAAAHAKGLIHRDIKPANILLEGNTNEVKLTDFGLARSADDASITQSGIISGTPLYMSPEQAQGLEMDERSDLFSLGSVLYVMSSGRPPFRAKTTFAVLRRVVEDQPRPIQQIIPEVPNWLVTIVDVLLAKEPDRRFASAKEVATLLHRCHDDVKHNKAVHLPSEIVRRATTQLPQPTTKQTRTAPRRLALVGGLMALVAILIFALSLEHGQPTKITSQSLDAHTVPSPNAVATQTLPQEAQQPEGVTTKEQSLPSQTASDDQSAITAPLSQRNGKGVWINDGDEFLQGKPEFSELYFGDTAWTDYDVHVEMKTESDDPGSQGGSLYLRAQDRSNRYAFTPGNYFGKGTDLAYTLKGQFHRDDTYAAVQYERNRWYAIDAKVRQDTIQIWLDGQLMFETKNPHFAQGGIGLGTWNSAVRWRNLTVTNPEDKLLWKGFPEGDTKTIADLNKIASGTWQLLLRSQEEFDRVLAASPPLNESEDAYAKYIDGVTELHAKNLYFTDILAKDAIIRAKIRKLEGSWGGFYLRSNEDHIAVYMINSRELQVWLSNGDRHLRLADVHLEDQATDFFEFALATIDETISVFVDGKQVYEKRDDRITRSAGMPALRASHALPRSTFQFKDVEVMVLDPPQTETQQQQLGAIQWACQHGIKVGVIHRGGYITYGPRFLPVEAPSHEIVDLKMADATEIDVAMIENLQHLPEVHRSLIAPAEADDALLLALLRTPGINAVEHFDMRDTNVTDHFLMHMKELPNLRGVCFNNTQVTSEGINLLLPLKNQAIRAANCKNINNQSCEQLASQPRWTFLDLSATSITDEGLKQLLACSQLEFLDVSGCDVSESVVKQLATAIPKLKIVWNGGILDPDAAPTVSFTNLRGMSFALVPHGKAWLGGSDGKPGTQEIVFTEDFYLGTTEVTQEQWHSVMGRNPSFFQKPGPPGTRRSPGADAVQGLTHAEVQKLPVELVSWNEVQQFLTKLNSELNEEGWTYRLPTEQEWEYACRNGPMTSPAESAFSYYFAEGTNRLEMDQANVGNRLARTEKVASYAPNKLGLYDMHGNLYEWCHDTVATNNGELRHPVRGGGYFLGPDQNKTTKRNLDPPDFRNYLSGFRIARVRKSPPKPEVNPTELD; translated from the coding sequence ATGACTGAGCTGAACGAAAAATCGGTGTTCCTGGCTGCAATAGATATAGCCGACACACGTCAGCGGGCCACCTATTTGAACAAAACGTGTGGTGGAGACTCTCTCTTTCGTAAACGCATTGAAGCCCTACTCGTTGAGCACGAGCGTTCCGGGCAATTTCTCAATGTACCCGTTCTCGAGCAGCTAGCCGCAGGGCAAGATTCTCACGAGAGCGAGGTAACGATCACGACTCAAGGCGCCCCCGGCCACGCCGAACCCATTGATTTCTCATTTCTGGAACCCTCGGACGAGCCTGATTCCATGGGCAAGCTAGGGCACTACGAAATCCGTGAAACGATTGGCCGTGGCGGCTGTGGGATCGTCCTCAAAGGCTTTGATACGAAGCTGGAACGCATCGTGGCAATCAAGGTCATGTATCCGGAATTGGCAGTAACTTCACCGGCACGCAAGCGTTTTCTACGCGAAGCCAGAGCAACCGCCGCAATTCGACACCGCAATGTCGTCAGCATCTATGCCGTCGAAGAGCTTCCGCTACCGTATCTAGTGATGGAACTGATCGATGGCCCGACGCTACAGCAAAAAATTAACGCGCTCGGCCCCTTGGAACTCGACGACATTCTTGAGATCGGCCAGTATGCAGCTGCCGGCCTGGCCGCCGCACACGCGAAGGGGCTCATTCATCGCGATATTAAACCAGCCAACATTTTGCTGGAAGGAAACACCAACGAAGTCAAACTCACCGACTTCGGCCTGGCCAGGTCGGCCGATGACGCCAGCATAACGCAAAGTGGTATCATTTCAGGGACCCCGCTCTACATGTCGCCCGAGCAAGCGCAAGGTCTGGAAATGGACGAGCGTAGCGACTTGTTTAGCCTCGGTAGCGTGTTGTATGTGATGTCCAGCGGCCGACCTCCATTTCGCGCCAAGACAACGTTCGCAGTGCTCCGTCGAGTTGTTGAAGACCAGCCACGCCCGATCCAGCAGATTATCCCCGAGGTGCCCAACTGGCTGGTAACCATCGTCGATGTACTTCTCGCCAAAGAACCAGATCGGCGATTTGCCTCAGCCAAGGAAGTTGCCACGCTGCTGCATCGCTGCCACGACGACGTCAAGCATAACAAGGCCGTCCATCTTCCATCTGAAATTGTGCGAAGGGCCACTACACAACTTCCCCAACCAACGACCAAGCAAACCAGGACCGCCCCGCGTCGACTGGCCTTGGTTGGTGGGTTGATGGCCCTGGTCGCGATTCTGATATTCGCCCTTTCGCTGGAGCACGGGCAGCCAACCAAGATAACCTCGCAGTCGCTTGATGCTCACACAGTCCCAAGCCCAAACGCTGTCGCCACCCAGACATTGCCCCAGGAAGCCCAGCAACCAGAGGGCGTTACCACTAAAGAGCAATCTCTGCCAAGCCAGACGGCCTCCGACGATCAGTCTGCAATTACCGCCCCTTTGTCGCAAAGGAACGGCAAAGGAGTATGGATAAATGATGGCGATGAATTCCTTCAAGGAAAACCTGAATTCTCGGAACTCTACTTCGGCGATACGGCTTGGACCGACTACGACGTTCACGTCGAGATGAAAACCGAGTCAGACGACCCTGGCAGCCAAGGGGGTTCTCTTTACCTACGCGCACAAGATCGCTCGAATCGGTACGCGTTCACGCCTGGCAATTATTTCGGTAAGGGAACCGATCTGGCCTACACGCTGAAAGGTCAGTTTCATCGTGACGACACTTATGCGGCAGTTCAGTACGAGCGCAATCGCTGGTACGCCATCGACGCTAAAGTTCGACAAGACACGATCCAAATATGGCTTGACGGTCAACTGATGTTCGAGACTAAAAATCCGCACTTTGCCCAAGGAGGCATTGGACTAGGAACATGGAATTCCGCTGTCCGCTGGCGAAACTTGACGGTCACGAATCCCGAAGACAAGCTCCTATGGAAAGGATTTCCCGAGGGAGATACGAAGACCATTGCCGACTTAAATAAAATCGCAAGCGGAACGTGGCAGCTGCTTCTTCGCAGTCAAGAAGAATTCGATCGCGTGCTTGCGGCATCCCCACCTCTCAACGAATCCGAGGATGCCTACGCGAAGTACATTGACGGTGTGACGGAACTACATGCCAAGAATCTCTACTTCACCGACATCCTCGCCAAAGACGCAATCATCCGAGCCAAGATTCGCAAACTTGAAGGTTCCTGGGGAGGCTTTTATCTGCGATCCAATGAAGATCACATCGCCGTCTATATGATTAACAGCCGTGAACTTCAGGTTTGGCTTTCCAACGGAGATCGCCATCTACGATTGGCCGACGTTCATCTGGAAGATCAGGCGACGGACTTCTTTGAATTCGCTTTGGCCACCATTGATGAAACCATTTCGGTCTTTGTCGATGGAAAACAAGTCTATGAAAAACGCGACGACCGAATCACGCGTTCCGCCGGAATGCCCGCATTGCGTGCAAGCCATGCGTTGCCGCGTTCGACATTCCAGTTTAAAGATGTCGAGGTCATGGTCCTTGATCCGCCTCAGACAGAAACTCAGCAGCAACAACTCGGTGCCATTCAATGGGCATGCCAGCACGGCATCAAAGTCGGAGTCATTCACCGTGGTGGTTACATCACCTACGGCCCCCGTTTCCTTCCGGTTGAAGCACCGTCTCATGAAATAGTTGATCTTAAGATGGCCGATGCGACCGAGATCGACGTGGCGATGATTGAGAACCTGCAACACCTTCCCGAAGTCCACCGCTCGCTGATCGCACCCGCAGAGGCCGACGACGCACTGCTGCTTGCGTTGCTACGCACCCCAGGCATCAACGCAGTCGAACACTTCGACATGCGCGATACGAACGTAACCGACCATTTTCTAATGCACATGAAAGAGCTTCCGAACTTGCGTGGGGTTTGTTTCAACAATACCCAGGTTACTTCCGAGGGGATCAACCTTTTATTGCCCCTGAAAAACCAAGCGATCCGAGCAGCAAACTGCAAGAACATCAACAACCAATCGTGTGAGCAACTTGCCTCGCAGCCGCGTTGGACTTTTCTTGATCTCAGCGCAACATCGATCACCGACGAAGGCCTCAAGCAATTGCTCGCATGTTCCCAGCTTGAATTCCTTGACGTGAGCGGATGCGACGTAAGCGAATCGGTCGTCAAGCAGCTTGCCACAGCCATCCCCAAGCTAAAAATTGTCTGGAACGGTGGAATCCTCGATCCCGATGCAGCCCCGACTGTAAGCTTCACGAACCTTCGCGGAATGTCGTTTGCTTTGGTGCCACACGGCAAAGCCTGGCTCGGTGGCAGCGACGGCAAACCAGGCACCCAAGAGATAGTCTTCACCGAAGATTTCTACCTCGGCACGACAGAAGTCACCCAAGAGCAATGGCATTCGGTCATGGGGCGTAATCCAAGCTTTTTTCAAAAGCCAGGCCCTCCTGGAACTCGAAGATCACCCGGCGCAGATGCCGTCCAAGGCTTAACCCACGCAGAAGTTCAGAAGTTGCCAGTGGAACTGGTCTCGTGGAACGAAGTCCAACAATTCCTGACAAAGCTGAACTCAGAATTGAACGAAGAGGGCTGGACCTACCGTCTGCCCACGGAACAAGAGTGGGAATACGCCTGCCGCAACGGCCCCATGACGAGCCCGGCAGAATCGGCTTTCAGCTATTACTTTGCCGAAGGAACGAACCGCTTAGAGATGGATCAAGCCAACGTAGGCAACCGCTTGGCACGCACCGAAAAAGTTGCCAGCTACGCCCCCAACAAACTAGGGCTGTACGACATGCACGGCAATCTCTACGAGTGGTGCCACGACACCGTCGCCACCAACAACGGAGAACTCCGCCACCCCGTCCGAGGAGGCGGCTACTTCCTCGGCCCCGACCAAAACAAAACCACCAAACGAAACCTCGACCCCCCAGACTTCCGAAACTACCTAAGCGGCTTCCGCATAGCCCGGGTACGAAAGAGCCCACCGAAACCCGAAGTCAACCCAACAGAATTAGACTAA